Proteins encoded together in one Mycobacterium simiae window:
- a CDS encoding alpha/beta hydrolase has translation MATVVGMSRHNRSAAALLPLTVVLTVVATTLLSACIPVLPADPRFVTNSGARPQGAAPTKPPPAGPPPIAAPKNDLPWRDCTSKVFTDAGIRPAPGGIQLDCANYDADLDPVNGGSGTVSIGVVRARSGQTPKDAGPVVFTTGSDLPSSQQLPVWLSQAGGDVLAAHPIVAVDRRGIGMSSPIDCRDHFDRQAMRDQAQFQSGDDPVANLSDISNTATTNCTDAIAPGDSAYDNSHAASDIERLRSLWDVPSVALLGIGNGAQVALAYASSRPDKVARLILDSPVALGVNAEAAAEQQVKGQQAALDAFAAQCVAVNCALGADPKGAVNDLLSDARAGRGPGGASLAELVNAITIALGFPSGARVNATTSLANALAAARSGDVNQLTSLINHADATRDTDGQFVNSCSDTINRPTPDRIRELVVAWAKLYPQFGTVAALNLVKCVHWPTISPPAPPKDLKVDVVLLGVQNDPIVGNEGVAQTAATVINAGAASRRVMWQGIGHGASIYTPCAVPPLVGYLNSGKLPGTDTYCPA, from the coding sequence ATGGCTACTGTAGTCGGCATGAGTCGGCACAACAGGTCCGCAGCGGCGCTGCTCCCGTTGACCGTCGTGTTGACCGTCGTCGCGACCACGCTGCTGAGCGCCTGCATCCCGGTGCTGCCCGCCGATCCGCGCTTCGTGACCAATTCCGGCGCACGGCCCCAGGGCGCGGCCCCCACCAAACCGCCGCCGGCCGGCCCGCCGCCGATCGCCGCGCCCAAAAACGATCTGCCCTGGCGCGACTGCACCTCGAAGGTGTTCACCGACGCCGGCATCCGGCCCGCACCCGGCGGGATACAACTGGACTGCGCCAACTACGACGCCGACCTCGATCCGGTCAACGGCGGCTCGGGAACCGTGAGCATCGGCGTGGTGCGCGCCCGGTCCGGTCAGACACCCAAGGACGCCGGACCCGTCGTCTTCACCACCGGCTCCGACCTGCCGTCGTCGCAGCAGCTGCCGGTGTGGCTGTCCCAGGCCGGCGGCGACGTGTTGGCTGCCCACCCGATCGTCGCCGTGGACCGCCGCGGCATCGGCATGTCCAGCCCGATCGACTGCCGGGACCACTTCGACCGTCAGGCGATGCGCGATCAGGCGCAATTCCAAAGCGGCGACGACCCCGTCGCCAATCTGTCCGACATCTCCAACACCGCGACGACCAACTGCACCGACGCGATCGCGCCCGGCGACAGTGCTTACGACAATTCCCACGCCGCCTCCGACATCGAACGGCTGCGCAGCCTGTGGGACGTGCCGTCGGTGGCGTTGCTGGGCATCGGCAACGGCGCTCAGGTCGCGCTGGCGTACGCCTCGTCCCGGCCCGACAAGGTCGCCCGACTAATCCTCGACTCCCCGGTCGCGTTGGGAGTCAATGCCGAAGCGGCGGCCGAGCAGCAAGTCAAGGGCCAGCAGGCGGCGCTCGACGCGTTCGCCGCCCAGTGTGTGGCGGTGAACTGCGCGCTGGGCGCCGACCCCAAGGGCGCCGTCAACGACCTGCTGTCCGACGCCCGGGCCGGCCGGGGCCCCGGCGGCGCCTCGCTGGCCGAGCTCGTCAACGCCATCACCATCGCGCTGGGCTTCCCGTCCGGCGCGCGGGTGAACGCGACGACCAGCCTGGCCAACGCGCTGGCCGCCGCCCGCTCCGGCGATGTCAACCAGCTGACCAGCCTGATCAACCACGCCGATGCCACCCGCGACACCGACGGTCAGTTCGTCAACTCCTGCAGCGACACGATCAACCGTCCGACCCCGGACCGGATCCGCGAACTCGTCGTCGCCTGGGCCAAGCTCTATCCGCAGTTCGGCACCGTGGCCGCACTCAACCTGGTCAAGTGCGTACACTGGCCCACCATCTCGCCGCCGGCGCCGCCGAAGGACCTCAAAGTGGACGTCGTCCTGCTGGGCGTGCAGAACGACCCGATCGTCGGCAACGAAGGCGTCGCCCAGACCGCGGCCACCGTCATCAACGCCGGCGCGGCCAGCCGGCGGGTGATGTGGCAGGGCATCGGGCACGGCGCCAGCATCTACACGCCCTGCGCGGTTCCGCCGCTCGTCGGCTATCTCAACAGCGGCAAGCTACCCGGAACCGACACGTACTGTCCCGCCTGA
- the aftC gene encoding arabinofuranan 3-O-arabinosyltransferase: protein MYGALVTAADSTRAGLRDSVLAAFRPRSGPPSAATVLRSALWPIAIFSVLHRSIILTLNGNITDDFKPVYRAVLNFRRGWDIYNEHFDYVDPHYLYPPGGTLLMAPFGYLSFNPSRYLFILINTVAILIAWYLLLRLFNYTLSSVAAPALLLAMFCTESVTSTLVFTNINGCVLLAEVLFLRWLLDGKVGHQWWAGLAIGLTLTLKPVLGPLLLLPLLNRQWRALVPALVVPVVVNVVAWPLVSDPMDFVTKTLPYIGGTRDYFNSSIEGNGVYFGLPTWLIMFLRILFVLLTIGALWLLYRYYRTRDPLFWFTSSSGVLLLCSWLVLPLAQGYYSMMLFPFLMTVVLQNSLIRNWPAWLGVYGFLTLDDWLIYRFMRYGRALHYLKITYGWSLLLIVAFTVLLFRYLDAKADDRLADGLDPLWLRREPDVVDGAA, encoded by the coding sequence GTGTACGGTGCGCTGGTGACGGCAGCTGATTCGACCCGGGCCGGCTTGCGTGATTCGGTGCTGGCCGCCTTCCGTCCCCGCTCCGGACCGCCCAGCGCGGCGACGGTTTTGCGGTCCGCGCTGTGGCCGATCGCCATCTTTTCGGTCCTGCACCGCAGCATCATCTTGACGCTCAACGGCAACATCACCGACGACTTCAAGCCGGTCTACCGGGCGGTCCTCAACTTCCGCCGCGGCTGGGACATCTACAACGAGCACTTCGACTACGTCGACCCGCACTACCTGTACCCGCCCGGCGGCACCCTGCTGATGGCGCCCTTCGGCTATCTGTCGTTCAACCCGTCGCGGTATCTGTTCATCCTGATCAACACCGTGGCCATCCTGATCGCCTGGTACCTGCTGCTGCGGTTGTTCAACTACACGCTCTCGTCGGTGGCCGCGCCGGCCCTGCTGCTGGCCATGTTCTGCACTGAAAGCGTGACCAGCACATTGGTGTTCACCAACATCAACGGCTGCGTCCTGCTGGCCGAGGTGTTGTTCCTGCGCTGGCTGCTGGACGGGAAGGTCGGGCATCAGTGGTGGGCCGGGCTGGCAATCGGTCTGACCCTGACCCTCAAACCCGTGCTGGGTCCGCTGCTGCTGCTGCCCCTGCTCAACCGGCAGTGGCGGGCACTGGTCCCGGCTCTGGTCGTGCCCGTGGTCGTCAACGTCGTCGCCTGGCCACTGGTCAGCGATCCGATGGACTTTGTCACCAAGACACTGCCGTACATCGGTGGCACCCGGGACTACTTCAACAGCTCGATCGAGGGCAACGGCGTGTACTTCGGGCTGCCCACTTGGCTGATCATGTTCCTGCGAATTCTGTTCGTTCTGCTCACGATCGGCGCACTGTGGCTGCTGTACCGCTACTACCGCACCCGGGATCCACTGTTCTGGTTCACCAGCTCCTCGGGTGTGCTGCTGCTGTGTTCCTGGCTGGTGCTGCCGCTGGCCCAGGGCTACTACTCGATGATGCTGTTCCCGTTCCTGATGACGGTGGTGCTGCAGAACTCGCTGATCCGCAACTGGCCGGCCTGGCTGGGTGTCTACGGCTTCCTGACACTGGACGACTGGCTGATCTACCGGTTCATGCGGTACGGGCGGGCACTGCACTATCTGAAGATCACCTACGGCTGGTCGCTGCTGCTGATCGTCGCGTTCACCGTCCTGCTGTTCCGGTACCTGGACGCCAAGGCGGACGACCGGCTGGCCGACGGCCTGGATCCGCTCTGGCTCCGGCGTGAACCCGACGTGGTTGACGGCGCAGCCTGA
- the msrB gene encoding peptide-methionine (R)-S-oxide reductase MsrB gives MTSSDLSQPKVQLTDDEWRKKLTAEEFQVLRRAGTERPFTGEYTDTKTQGVYQCRACGAELFRSTEKFDSHCGWPSFFDPAKSDAVILRPDHSFGTTRTEVLCANCHSHLGHVFAGEGYPTPTDQRYCINSISLRLVPTEG, from the coding sequence ATGACTTCCTCAGACTTGTCGCAGCCCAAGGTCCAGCTGACCGATGACGAGTGGCGCAAGAAGCTCACCGCCGAGGAGTTCCAGGTGTTACGCCGCGCCGGCACCGAGCGGCCGTTCACCGGCGAGTACACCGACACCAAAACTCAAGGCGTCTACCAATGCCGGGCCTGCGGGGCCGAACTCTTCCGCAGCACCGAGAAGTTCGATTCACACTGCGGCTGGCCGTCGTTCTTCGACCCGGCGAAATCCGACGCGGTGATCCTGCGTCCCGATCACTCGTTCGGCACCACCCGCACCGAGGTGCTGTGCGCGAACTGCCACAGTCATCTCGGTCACGTGTTTGCCGGTGAGGGCTACCCGACGCCGACCGACCAGCGGTACTGCATCAACTCGATCTCGCTGCGCCTGGTACCGACGGAAGGCTAG
- a CDS encoding class I SAM-dependent methyltransferase produces MTTPFDPRDPARFEEAYRDERTSRGLPIATPWDIGGPQPVVQQLVALGAIKGEVLDPGTGPGHHAIYYASKGYSATGIDGSAAALERARANAQKAGVSVTFELADATKLDGLENRFDTVVDCAFYHTFSTEPELRQSYVQALHRATKPGARLYMFEFGEHSVNGFKMLRSLSENDFRDVLPSGGWEITYLGTTTYRVNVSVESIELMVARNPDMAEQAEQLLERFRVIEPWLDGAPAHAPFWEVHATRID; encoded by the coding sequence GTGACGACCCCGTTCGATCCCCGCGACCCTGCCCGATTCGAGGAGGCGTACCGCGACGAGCGGACGTCGCGCGGTCTGCCCATCGCCACCCCGTGGGACATCGGCGGTCCGCAGCCCGTGGTTCAGCAACTCGTCGCGCTCGGCGCGATCAAAGGCGAGGTGCTCGACCCGGGCACCGGCCCGGGCCATCACGCGATTTACTATGCGTCCAAAGGCTATTCGGCGACCGGCATCGACGGGTCGGCGGCGGCGCTGGAGCGGGCCCGTGCGAATGCCCAAAAGGCCGGTGTGTCGGTCACTTTCGAGTTGGCCGACGCCACCAAGCTGGACGGGCTGGAGAACCGGTTCGACACCGTCGTCGACTGCGCCTTCTACCACACCTTCAGCACCGAGCCCGAGCTTCGGCAGTCCTACGTGCAGGCGTTGCACCGTGCGACCAAGCCGGGCGCACGGTTGTACATGTTCGAGTTCGGCGAACACAGCGTCAACGGCTTCAAGATGCTGCGGTCGTTGTCCGAGAACGACTTTCGCGACGTGCTGCCGTCCGGGGGGTGGGAGATCACGTATCTGGGCACCACGACCTACCGGGTCAACGTGAGCGTGGAGAGCATCGAGCTGATGGTCGCCCGCAATCCCGACATGGCCGAGCAGGCCGAGCAGTTGCTGGAGCGATTCCGGGTGATCGAGCCGTGGCTCGACGGTGCGCCGGCACACGCGCCGTTCTGGGAAGTGCACGCCACCCGCATCGACTGA
- the hemQ gene encoding hydrogen peroxide-dependent heme synthase translates to MAKIDFDALNSTIRYLMFSVFSVEPGELGDQRDAVIDETTRFLKQQEERGVVVRGLYDVAGLRADADFMIWTHAERVEALQATYADFRRTTTLGQLSSPVWSSVALHRPAEFNKSHIPAFLAGEEPGNYICVYPFVRSYEWYLLPDEERRRMLAEHGMAAREYKDVRANTVPAFALGDYEWILAFEAPELHRIVDLMRELRATDARRHTREETPFFTGPRVAVEQLVNALP, encoded by the coding sequence ATGGCCAAGATCGACTTTGACGCCCTGAACTCGACGATCCGTTACCTGATGTTCTCGGTGTTCTCGGTGGAGCCCGGCGAGTTGGGTGACCAGCGCGACGCCGTTATCGACGAGACCACCCGATTTCTCAAGCAGCAAGAAGAACGCGGCGTCGTGGTGCGCGGCCTCTACGATGTCGCCGGCCTGCGCGCCGACGCCGATTTTATGATCTGGACGCATGCCGAGCGTGTCGAGGCGCTGCAGGCGACCTACGCCGATTTCCGCCGGACCACCACGCTGGGGCAGCTCAGCTCGCCGGTGTGGAGCAGCGTGGCGTTGCACCGGCCGGCGGAGTTCAACAAGAGCCACATCCCGGCGTTCCTGGCGGGCGAGGAACCGGGCAATTACATCTGCGTCTATCCATTCGTGCGGTCCTACGAGTGGTACCTGCTACCCGACGAGGAGCGCCGCCGCATGCTCGCCGAGCACGGCATGGCCGCCCGCGAATACAAGGATGTGCGCGCCAATACGGTGCCGGCCTTCGCGCTAGGTGACTACGAGTGGATCCTGGCCTTCGAAGCGCCCGAGTTGCACCGGATCGTCGACTTGATGCGGGAACTTCGCGCCACCGATGCCCGCCGGCACACCCGCGAGGAGACACCGTTTTTCACCGGCCCCCGGGTGGCCGTCGAGCAGTTGGTGAATGCCCTGCCATGA
- a CDS encoding protoporphyrinogen oxidase yields MTARSYCVVGGGISGLTAAYRLRMAAGADANIVLFDPGEKLGGILRTERVGGRPMDLGAEAFVLRRPEMPALLAELGLSDRQLGTTGARPLLYSQRRLHPLPAGTVVGIPSSSAAVAALVDDATVARIDAEPGRPLDWRPGSDPATANLVGERFGEQTVARSVDPLLSGVYAGSAATIGLRAAAPSVAAALDRGAASLTDAVRQGLPPATGAPVFGALDGGYRVLVDELAARSGARWVPAAVDRLDRGERGWVLRDGTSAHWDADAVVLAVPAPRLAGLLDGVAAQSCAAARRIASASSVVVALAVPGDTAFPECSGVLVATGEALRGKAITLSSRKWGVPGEVQYLRLSFGRFGDDLAVTASDEELLAWAAEDLATVFGLYVEPVDARVQRWVDAMPQYGPGHAAVVDELRAGLPPTIAVAGSFLDGIGVPACIGAAGKAAERVIRATEGSDAEVAR; encoded by the coding sequence ATGACCGCTCGCTCGTATTGCGTTGTGGGCGGCGGGATTTCCGGCTTGACGGCGGCTTACCGGCTGCGCATGGCGGCCGGCGCCGATGCGAACATCGTGCTGTTCGATCCGGGCGAGAAGCTGGGCGGGATCTTGCGCACCGAACGGGTCGGCGGACGGCCGATGGATCTGGGCGCCGAGGCGTTCGTGCTGCGCCGGCCGGAGATGCCGGCGCTGCTGGCCGAGCTGGGCCTGTCCGACCGCCAACTCGGCACCACCGGGGCCCGGCCGCTGCTCTACAGCCAGCGGCGGCTGCATCCGCTGCCGGCGGGCACGGTGGTCGGGATCCCGTCGTCGTCGGCGGCGGTGGCCGCACTCGTCGACGACGCCACGGTCGCGCGGATCGACGCCGAGCCGGGCCGGCCGCTGGACTGGCGACCCGGAAGTGATCCCGCCACAGCCAATTTGGTCGGCGAACGGTTCGGCGAGCAGACTGTGGCCCGGTCGGTGGACCCGCTGCTGAGCGGGGTGTACGCGGGCTCGGCGGCCACCATCGGGCTGCGCGCCGCGGCCCCCAGTGTGGCGGCCGCGCTGGATCGCGGCGCCGCCAGCCTGACCGACGCGGTCCGCCAGGGGCTGCCGCCGGCGACGGGTGCTCCGGTGTTCGGCGCGCTGGACGGCGGCTACCGGGTGCTGGTCGACGAACTCGCCGCCCGCTCCGGGGCGCGCTGGGTGCCGGCGGCTGTCGACCGGCTCGACCGCGGCGAGCGGGGTTGGGTGCTGCGCGACGGTACCAGCGCGCACTGGGACGCCGACGCGGTGGTCCTGGCCGTTCCGGCTCCGCGCCTGGCGGGTCTGCTCGACGGGGTCGCCGCGCAGAGCTGCGCGGCCGCGCGGCGGATCGCCAGCGCATCGTCGGTGGTGGTCGCCCTGGCGGTGCCGGGTGACACGGCGTTTCCGGAATGTTCGGGTGTGCTGGTGGCCACCGGGGAAGCGTTGCGCGGCAAGGCGATCACGTTGTCGTCACGCAAGTGGGGGGTGCCGGGCGAGGTGCAATACCTGCGGTTGTCCTTCGGGCGGTTCGGCGACGATCTGGCCGTCACCGCGTCCGACGAGGAGCTGCTGGCGTGGGCGGCCGAGGACTTGGCCACGGTGTTCGGCCTGTACGTCGAGCCCGTCGATGCGCGCGTGCAGCGATGGGTCGACGCGATGCCGCAGTACGGCCCGGGGCATGCCGCGGTGGTCGACGAGCTGCGGGCCGGGCTGCCGCCGACGATCGCCGTGGCCGGCAGTTTCCTGGACGGGATCGGCGTGCCGGCCTGTATCGGCGCGGCGGGCAAGGCCGCCGAGCGGGTGATCAGGGCCACCGAGGGTTCGGACGCGGAAGTGGCACGATAG
- the hemE gene encoding uroporphyrinogen decarboxylase, which produces MSTRRELPESPYLAAVTGRKPGRVPVWFMRQAGRSLPEYRALRQHHTMLAACLEPDVVCEITLQPVRRHDVDAAILFSDIVVPLRAAGVDLDIVADVGPVIAHPIRTDADIAAMKPVDPQAIQPVCRAVSLLVDALGDVPLIGFAGAPFTLASYLVEGGPSRNHARTKAMMLAAPASWHALMSKLTDLTVEFLRGQIHAGVDAIQVFDSWAGTLSLADYRQYVLPHSSRVFATLAEYGLPMTHFGVGTAELLGAMGEAGATVVGVDWRTSLTDAAARVGAGTALQGNLDPVVALAGWPVVERAARAVVDDGRRAVDAGAAGHVFNLGHGVLPETDPGVLTDLVSLVHSL; this is translated from the coding sequence ATGAGTACGCGTCGTGAACTTCCCGAGTCGCCCTATCTGGCGGCGGTCACCGGCCGCAAACCCGGCCGGGTGCCGGTGTGGTTCATGCGGCAGGCGGGCCGCTCGCTGCCCGAGTACCGGGCGCTGCGCCAGCACCACACCATGCTGGCGGCCTGTCTCGAGCCCGATGTGGTCTGCGAGATCACCCTGCAGCCCGTTCGCCGCCACGACGTGGACGCCGCGATCCTGTTCTCCGACATCGTCGTACCGCTGCGCGCCGCCGGCGTCGACCTGGATATCGTTGCCGACGTCGGACCGGTGATCGCTCACCCGATCCGCACCGACGCTGACATTGCCGCTATGAAACCCGTTGATCCGCAAGCGATTCAGCCGGTCTGCCGGGCGGTCTCGTTGCTGGTCGACGCGCTGGGTGACGTCCCGCTGATCGGTTTCGCCGGTGCTCCGTTCACGCTGGCGTCGTATCTGGTCGAGGGCGGTCCCAGCCGCAATCACGCCCGTACCAAGGCGATGATGCTGGCCGCGCCGGCGAGCTGGCACGCGCTGATGTCGAAACTGACCGACCTCACGGTGGAGTTCCTGCGTGGACAGATCCACGCGGGGGTGGATGCCATCCAGGTATTCGACTCGTGGGCGGGGACGCTGTCGCTGGCCGACTACCGCCAATACGTGTTGCCGCACAGTTCCCGCGTCTTTGCGACACTGGCCGAATACGGCTTGCCGATGACGCATTTCGGAGTCGGGACGGCCGAGTTGCTGGGCGCGATGGGCGAAGCGGGCGCCACCGTCGTCGGTGTGGACTGGCGAACCTCGCTCACCGACGCGGCCGCCCGGGTGGGGGCCGGCACCGCATTGCAGGGCAACCTCGATCCGGTGGTGGCGCTGGCCGGTTGGCCGGTGGTGGAACGCGCGGCTCGCGCCGTCGTCGACGATGGCCGCCGCGCCGTGGATGCCGGAGCCGCGGGCCACGTCTTCAACCTCGGTCACGGAGTGTTGCCCGAGACCGATCCCGGTGTACTCACCGACCTGGTGTCGTTGGTCCACTCGCTATGA
- a CDS encoding enoyl-CoA hydratase/isomerase family protein — MPVAPVPVNYDEFPSLRFETADDTGLDGVLTLVLDAPGLNSVGPQMHRDLADVWPVIDRDPTVRAVLVRGEGKAFSSGGSFDLIAETIGDYEGRLRIMREARDLVLNIVNFDKPVVSAIRGPAVGAGLVVALLADISVAGRTARLIDGHTKLGVAAGDHAAICWPLLVGMAKAKYYLMTCDTLLGEEAERIGLVSVCVDDDEVLATASRIAGDLAQGAQNAIRWTKHSLNHWYRMFAPAFETSLGLEFLSFSGPDVQEGLAAHREKRPARFTS; from the coding sequence GTGCCCGTAGCGCCTGTCCCCGTGAATTACGACGAATTCCCCAGCCTTCGCTTCGAGACGGCCGACGACACCGGCCTGGACGGTGTGCTGACGCTGGTCCTGGACGCCCCGGGGCTCAATTCGGTCGGCCCGCAGATGCACCGCGACCTGGCCGATGTCTGGCCGGTGATCGATCGCGATCCCACCGTGCGCGCGGTCCTGGTCCGCGGCGAGGGCAAGGCCTTCTCCTCCGGCGGCAGCTTCGATCTGATCGCGGAGACCATCGGCGACTACGAGGGCCGGCTGCGCATCATGCGCGAAGCCCGCGACCTGGTGCTCAACATCGTCAACTTCGACAAACCGGTGGTTTCGGCCATCCGCGGCCCCGCCGTCGGCGCCGGCCTGGTGGTGGCCCTGCTGGCCGATATCTCGGTGGCCGGGCGGACCGCCAGACTCATCGACGGGCACACCAAACTCGGGGTGGCGGCCGGCGACCACGCCGCGATCTGCTGGCCGCTGCTGGTCGGCATGGCCAAGGCCAAGTACTACCTGATGACCTGCGACACGTTGCTGGGCGAGGAAGCCGAACGCATCGGCCTGGTATCGGTGTGCGTCGACGACGACGAGGTGCTGGCGACCGCGAGCCGCATCGCCGGCGACCTGGCCCAGGGCGCGCAGAACGCCATCCGCTGGACCAAACACAGCCTCAACCACTGGTATCGCATGTTCGCACCGGCCTTCGAGACGTCGCTGGGCCTGGAATTCCTCAGTTTCAGCGGCCCCGACGTGCAGGAAGGATTGGCCGCCCATCGCGAGAAACGCCCGGCGCGGTTTACCAGCTGA
- a CDS encoding DUF3000 domain-containing protein: MTRAYDDADRRRRGGAAVTSVEPAPFREAVAAMNAVHARPEIELGPIRPPQRLAPFSYALGAEVKHPDLDIVPERSEGDAFGRLILLHDPDGADAWDGTIRLVAYIQADLDSHEAVDPLLPEVAWSWLVEALESRTDQMTALGGTVTATTSVRYGDISGPPRAHQLELRASWTATTPAVGVHVEAFCEVLEHAAGLPPAGVTDLSSRSRA, encoded by the coding sequence GTGACCCGCGCATACGACGATGCGGACCGGAGGCGAAGAGGAGGGGCGGCAGTGACCTCAGTCGAACCGGCCCCGTTCCGCGAGGCGGTAGCGGCGATGAACGCCGTGCACGCCCGCCCGGAGATCGAGCTGGGCCCCATCCGCCCCCCACAGCGCCTGGCACCGTTCAGCTACGCCCTGGGCGCCGAGGTCAAGCACCCCGATCTCGACATCGTGCCCGAACGGTCCGAGGGCGACGCGTTCGGCCGGTTGATCCTGCTGCACGACCCGGACGGCGCCGACGCCTGGGACGGCACCATCCGCCTGGTCGCCTACATCCAGGCCGATCTGGACTCGCACGAGGCCGTCGACCCGCTGCTGCCCGAGGTGGCGTGGAGCTGGTTGGTCGAGGCGCTGGAATCGCGCACCGACCAGATGACCGCGCTCGGCGGCACCGTCACCGCGACCACGTCCGTGCGCTACGGCGACATCTCCGGGCCGCCACGAGCCCACCAACTCGAACTCCGAGCCTCCTGGACGGCGACCACACCGGCCGTCGGGGTGCATGTCGAGGCGTTCTGCGAGGTGCTCGAGCATGCCGCAGGCCTACCGCCGGCCGGGGTCACCGACCTGAGCTCGCGGTCACGCGCCTGA
- a CDS encoding ribonuclease D, which produces MREPEAPGPDGTAPDDPGDTVLEPALEPGAAPLLHPADGIPELSVTVDQIADAARQLDRGHGPFAVDAERASGFRYSNRAYLIQIRRAGAGTVLIDPVSHGVDPLAALRPVAEVLGTDEWILHAADQDLPCLAEVGMRPPALYDTELAGRLAGFERVNLAAMTERLLGHGLVKGHGAADWSKRPLPTEWLNYAALDVELLVELRAAVAAALAEQGKSDWAAQEFDYLRSVADREAAPRRDRWRRTSGIHRVRDRRGLAAVRELWTARDNIAARRDIAPRRILPDSAIIDAALADPKTVDDLIALPVFGGRNQRRSAAMWLAALQAARESPEPPEDAEPPNGPPPPARWSRRKPEAAARLDAARAGLSKLSERVHVPTENLVAPDLVRRLCWDWEDASDPVEAVDEFLCAGQARAWQRGLVDPVLATALQPPRNAKDS; this is translated from the coding sequence ATGCGGGAACCGGAGGCCCCCGGGCCCGACGGCACCGCGCCCGATGACCCCGGCGACACCGTGCTCGAGCCGGCGCTCGAACCGGGGGCCGCTCCCCTGCTGCACCCGGCCGACGGGATACCCGAGCTATCGGTCACCGTCGACCAGATAGCCGATGCCGCACGCCAGCTGGACCGCGGGCACGGCCCGTTCGCGGTGGATGCCGAACGGGCATCCGGCTTTCGCTATTCCAATCGGGCCTACCTAATCCAGATCCGGCGGGCCGGCGCCGGCACCGTGCTGATCGACCCGGTCAGCCACGGTGTCGATCCGCTGGCCGCGCTGCGGCCCGTCGCCGAGGTGCTGGGCACCGACGAGTGGATCCTGCACGCCGCCGATCAAGACCTGCCCTGCCTGGCCGAGGTCGGCATGCGCCCGCCCGCGCTCTACGACACCGAGCTGGCCGGCCGGCTGGCCGGGTTCGAGCGGGTGAACCTGGCGGCGATGACCGAACGGCTGCTGGGCCACGGCTTGGTCAAGGGCCACGGCGCCGCCGACTGGTCCAAACGTCCGCTGCCGACCGAGTGGCTCAACTACGCGGCGCTGGATGTCGAACTGCTGGTGGAGTTGCGCGCGGCGGTCGCGGCCGCGTTGGCCGAACAGGGCAAAAGCGATTGGGCTGCACAGGAATTCGACTACCTGCGCAGCGTCGCAGACAGGGAGGCGGCACCCCGGCGCGACCGCTGGCGACGCACGTCGGGCATCCACCGGGTCCGCGACCGTCGCGGCCTGGCGGCAGTGCGCGAATTGTGGACGGCCCGCGACAACATCGCCGCGCGCCGCGACATTGCGCCGCGCCGCATCCTGCCGGATTCGGCCATCATCGACGCCGCGCTGGCCGACCCGAAGACGGTCGACGACCTGATCGCCCTGCCGGTGTTCGGCGGGCGCAACCAGCGGCGCAGCGCCGCGATGTGGCTGGCCGCGCTGCAGGCCGCGCGCGAGAGCCCGGAGCCGCCGGAAGACGCCGAACCGCCGAACGGGCCGCCCCCGCCGGCACGCTGGAGCCGGCGCAAACCCGAGGCGGCCGCCCGGCTGGACGCGGCAAGGGCCGGGCTGTCGAAGCTGTCGGAGCGGGTGCACGTGCCGACCGAGAACCTGGTGGCACCCGACCTGGTGCGACGGCTGTGCTGGGACTGGGAGGACGCTTCGGATCCGGTCGAGGCCGTCGACGAATTCCTGTGTGCGGGCCAGGCGCGGGCCTGGCAACGCGGACTGGTCGACCCCGTGCTGGCGACCGCGCTGCAGCCGCCCCGCAACGCCAAAGACTCCTAG